In Lolium rigidum isolate FL_2022 chromosome 3, APGP_CSIRO_Lrig_0.1, whole genome shotgun sequence, the genomic window AGAGATCCGGTTGGCGCATTCAGGGCGGAATTCACGGCGCTGCCGGGCGGGAGGCGGCCGGCCGGCGTGCCGAGGCGGGCGAGGGACCAACCAGCCAGCCGGCAAGGGGTTTATGGCGAGGTTAATTTGGATGTGCATGTGCCACGCCGCGCGCGGCGCGCTGGACACGGAGGAGTTTACCGTCGCTGTTCAATGGGCGAGCTGGAGACGACCGTTTCTGACGAGCCAATAATTTGCTCGCCCGCGGACGCAGCTGCCATCTGTTGGCTTTGATTGAGCGTTGCTCTGCGCGTAGGAGTATGTGTCGGGAGACGGCCAGACGGGACCGCGTCGCGCTCGCGCGTGGGAGTCGGGCGTTGGACGTTGTAAGTGGTACATGTACATACGCTTCACTTTCGGGAGAACCACGCAGCTGACAATAGCGGATTCAAAGGCACCTAGCCGATACTTGAATATTTAGACGAGTCACAATGGTAAGTATTAGTATATGCTAGTACTTCATATTTATGCATATTATATGATACTATCTCCATAATGCATACTCCcccgtccataaataagtgtacACGAAGGTTTTTCAAGACAAATTATGAAGTGAAGTAAATaatgcattgggaagatgcatcTCTCATCTTTAATTATTTTACCccaatgagctaagtgcatgtagaaaacaaggaGGACATATggtcaatattattgggtttgattttcgtgcgatgagagagaagcaattgaaATACATTGAAAAAATAGGAGTACACTCATTTGTgaacaaagtttagagctagatgtactccctccgtcctcaaataagtgaagtactgatttgtagaatctcaataaaaATGTGTACCAGATTTGTTTGGTATACTAATTTTTTAGGTCTATGTGCTATGATATTATGATATGGTACCTACCTATGATAGAAACACTGTGATCTCTTTTATCATTATTTAATGTGACATATTACctttttttgcatgcatgtagtatatgatactagctatgatatccCATTGTGAGTAGTTTTAGAGAGAAGTTTATTGCATCCGTCGGTGTCCGCGTGTCCTCTAGCGCCACCTCCAACGGGCCACCGCAAACAGACACATTGTATCTGTTGATGTCCGTGAGGTCTAAAAATGAAGCCTGACGGCTAAACGTAGACGGATCCTGCTCCACGGACGCATCTGTTATGGAAGAAATCCCAGCCTAAAATCCGGGTAGGTTTGCGGTCGCGACATTCCGCACTTCCGCTTGGCGCGAGTACTTGTCCATCTCGGGCCCGCTACCAGACTTATCCCTCTCCACTCACCTTCCAGCTGCCACCCGCACACGTAACCTAGCTACGCCCATGGAGACCACACTGCCCTCTGCTTTACCTGAGACTGTACTGCGACACCACGCCTATCGCCGCCACAGATCCAACAACTGTGGCCATGGATTCTGTGGCCAACACCGTCGCTCCTGGTTTGTCAAGCTAAAGAAGGAGCTCACGGCTGAGGAGTGGGCGGTGGAATCAAGGAAGCGAGCTAGACATAGGGACAACGTGAAGGCCAAGCTTGTTGCGGTGGAGGTCGTCCAAAAAAGAGCGGAAGCAATTTTGTTATGTTGCCCAAGTGCAGGCCCATGCCAACGCCGAGGCCATGGCCGCGCAAGTGGCGCCTCTTACCAGCGGCCAGGTGCTGGCCAACGCTCTAGCAACGAGCTGTGGATCCACTGCGGACAAGCCCACGCATCCGTCAGGCCACGCGCCAGAGGCATCCCAGTTGTGCAGGGACAAGTTGTCGGAGATCGACGAGTCTTAGACATCGGCCAATCCAAACATCGATCTCAACATCCCGATGAGGGGGTCGTCCGCGAGCATGCAAAGAAAGGCCGAGAAACGCTTATTGCCAGACACCCTCTCCGTCCCTCGCAACTTGCTCGACAAAATGCCAACGTTGCCCGTTTCGCCATCTGACCTGGTATGTTCTTCTCTTCTGCAATTATCATTGTGTCCATAGCTCCCGTGTAACCAAATGGCACATGTACCATGCATTTTTCGATGGATACGAGGCCATGATGAACGAAGGGGCTAGGACCGAGACCCAACGTGCCACCCATGCCGACACCCAAACGGCCCCGATCAACATTAAGGATGAGCCATTGTTTGAGGACGAGCCATTTCTCGCTCCCCAAGCCACATAATGGTCCAAAAGGAGCGGAGGCTACACTGAGATCGAGGACGTGTGCCTTTACGAGGCGTGGATGGAGATTGGACAATATCGAATTTGTGGTTCCCAACAAAAAGGTGGCACATTCTGGAAGAAGATCTACTACTATTTCCACGAGCTAGCATAAGTGATGGCAACAACTCTGTGTGTACCAACTCGATGGGACTCCAAGTgtagagtgttgtagcaagctAGTGTATTTCCCcataagggtgactcgagggtttatatcgaacgctCGGGGAATTGACAACGAACTTCTCTCCTTTTTCTCTCAAACAACCCACAAAACAAAATATAATGCCTTGTGTCTCCAACTCTGCTATGTGGTTcttaagcacaaggtttcgtgtaagtaagctGAAACAAACTTGTAAACAAATAAATTAAAAACAATCAATAACTAGGtcataaattaaaaaaaaaatattaaaggTGTTTTGGGGTTTTTGGTTGGATTTGCTAATAGTAAcgtatttttgtgttttcaaaTGTAATAATTACTAAAAATGTGAAGGATGATAAAAGCAatctaaaggtgtttcttatgataaaaagtggaccaggTTCATGGTTTCACTTATCTACCTCTCATAAAGGTGCAATGGACATAAAATAATTCACAAGCGACGTAATATTGATGGAACTTCTATATGTgtaataagcattcatatgggcatcacgtcctaacatagagatgatgcaacacaactCTTTTATATTCAtccagaaagggaaaactccatataATCTAGAATTAAGAATAAACAAAGTATAACCTTAAGTACTATGACATGGTGTTTCAATGTCAAATATgccaccttgaacaaacaagaacaCCTAGATTGTCACTAGATGAAACTATAGTACATGCATTCACTTAATCCCTAGTAAGGTAACAATAGAAAGGTAAAAACCATAGTAGATCATGAATTTTGTATCGCTATTCAATCACCACCACCATGTTACTCCACCCAATACACACGTTCCCCCACACATATTCTCTCATACAAATTGGATCAAAACAAGTACTAAAGAAATGGGTACGTAATATGCATCTACTCATACATCTCAGGCATAAGAGAATTCTAATCTCAAATATCAACTCATAGAATAGACACCCGCCACAAGGAAATTACAtcgatgaccataatcatgttggacaACTCATATGGTACTAATGATAGAACAAGGAGagatagatcaagctacttccaCGAACCCATAATCCAGAGTTGGACTACTCCATCTTCATTATGGTGGTGTTGATGTAGATTTGGAGAGCGTTGATATCCCACCGACGGCGGCTCCGGCAGAGGTTCCCCATCCAATCTTCGATGGTTCTGACTCTATTTCGATGTTTCTCTGTTACACTCCGCCTCCTTTTAAAGATGCGTCTGGAGACCTTTATATATGTATTTTAGGTCAAGACCATAAGGTAGGGCTTTGGATGGATGCATGTGGATGCTCGGGGAGGGAAAGAGTGGTGGTGGCGCTGCTAGGGGTGGTGGCAGCGCTACCCAGGCTTTTACAGCCTTCAGGCCTCCATTCGTGAGATTCTAGGCCATCTCACGGTAGTGCGAGTTGCCGACCTCGCGCCTACGGCTTGTGCGTCTCCAGAGAAGCTGCATCACATTTCTAGTGACTTGTCAATAACACCATCGGCGAAACTACCTCAGGTTGTGCGCCTACCCTGAGAATTAGAGATCACCGACCTCTGCGGCGCATGTACGTTCGATGTGGTGCGGGTGTACAAAGGCGGGTGCCATTTGAAACCTAAAAGACAATGACGGAGTGTGAGGCATCATGCGtccgaaggaagaagaagagaaaaaagaagaaggaagaagatgatgaagagagACTTTCATATAAGGTCACTTTGCTTAATGAGTTAAATTTGAGGGATCAACTAGGTCCGGCTAGAAGTAAATGGCCTAACACACAAGCAACTTAATTTCAAGATTTTCCTCTGTTTTCTCCTAAGATTGTCCTCTTTCTTCCACACATTGTAAATTTGTCTAATCAAATTCAAACCACAAGCCTGATGAGGTATGACTTGCCTCTTCATGTACATCGACGTGTCATTACTACAGTATACTACTCTACTGGCGTGTCGTGTGAAAAAAGACTGACAAAAATGTGCTCCTGCTGGACGTGTACTAGTGTTGTGTTCTTGCCTAGAACCGCCTAACCAAAATCAGCGTTCCTTGTCGTGGTTGCTGCCCGATCCGCGCACGTTCAACGCCGTTGGCGTTGGCGCGTCGTCATCCAAGGGCACGACGCCGGCGCCCTCCCTCCGGCTCTTGACCTTGATCAGCCCATACAGCTTCTTGAACTCCCTCATGGGCGCGTCCTTCCCGAACAGCCCACCGCCcgtctcctcctccgccacctccgtCCTGGCAGGAGCATCCAACTGCGCGGCCCCGGACCAGCTGGTCATCCGCCTGTGCGGCAGCCGCGGCGGCACGCCCGACACGGACGCGCGCTGGAGCTTGGTGATGACGGTGCGGAGCGCGCGGCTCGGGGAGCCGCGGTTGGCGAGCATGATCTCGCCCAGCTCGGCGGGGCTGAAGCGGCGGTCGCCGGCGGCGTGGAAGCCCTCCTCCACCTGCGGGTACAGCTTGTGGTCCTTGAGCCCCAGGTAGCTGCTGGCCAGCGCCTTGAAGGCCTCGAAGTCGCAGAGCGTGAAGCGGATGTGCACGTCCAGCCTCCCCGGCCGCAGCACCGCcgcgggcacgccctcgtgctccTTCCCGCCGCGCATCGTGAACACCATCACGCGCTCCTCACCGCAGCAGGAGGCGACGCCGTCCATGAAGCTCAGAACCCTCGCCTCCGCGTCGCCATCGCCCTTGTGCAGCAGGTGCCGGTCGAGGTCCTCGACGAGGATGAGCGAGCGCGGGGTGGTGCTCATAAGCAGCGCGCGGAGGTCCCCCGCGCGGGACAGGTCGACGTCGTACACGTCGTAGCCGAGGAagcgcgccatggccgccgcgaAGGTGGACTTGCCGGTGCCGGGCGGGCCGTGGAGCAGGTAGCTCCGGCGCCAGACGCGGCCGAGGCGGTGGTAGTAGGCGCGGCCCTTGGCGAAGGCCTCGAGGTCGGCGCGGACGCGGGCCTTGAGGTCCGGGTCCATGGCCACCGTGTCGAGCGTGGCCGGGTGCGTGAACGGCGCCGAAGCCCACCGCGGCGCGCCCGTGCGCGCGTCCACGCCGCCGGCGTTCGCGAACAGCCGCAGCTCGCGCCGACGCTGCTCCATCTCGTTGGCCACGGACTCCACGTGCTGCAGGTACGGCCGCAGCACACGGGTCCTGTCGTGCCGGCGCACGCGCAGCACGAGGGCTTCGTCGTGCTCGTCGCGGGCAGGGCGGTAGGTCCAGGCGAGGCGCGCGCCCTGGAAGGCGTCCCGAGCGGTGTGGCCAGGGCCGAGGTGGAGCGAGAAGCCAC contains:
- the LOC124694419 gene encoding AAA-ATPase At2g46620-like — its product is MGCVINHLGDVSSGADVPSDEHNDANCNDENKNVDYEDSKEDETDDEYQSACDESGYDTACDDMDMDTNEDTADNHDDMSESKTDNNEAPHKEEEDHHAVEEFKIDNDGLSFNRDDKEPYIDLIFTPFGTLDSRGKMLMERTLHAQLGVMSAVGVVLAYAALAVAVVRLVLSYRSAIYALHRLWRWGDEWAQAYQYHEVPRRVSIDGGAERDNPLFAKAAAYVSSLPSLEDADAASVLSSSASPSKKTNGGFSLHLGPGHTARDAFQGARLAWTYRPARDEHDEALVLRVRRHDRTRVLRPYLQHVESVANEMEQRRRELRLFANAGGVDARTGAPRWASAPFTHPATLDTVAMDPDLKARVRADLEAFAKGRAYYHRLGRVWRRSYLLHGPPGTGKSTFAAAMARFLGYDVYDVDLSRAGDLRALLMSTTPRSLILVEDLDRHLLHKGDGDAEARVLSFMDGVASCCGEERVMVFTMRGGKEHEGVPAAVLRPGRLDVHIRFTLCDFEAFKALASSYLGLKDHKLYPQVEEGFHAAGDRRFSPAELGEIMLANRGSPSRALRTVITKLQRASVSGVPPRLPHRRMTSWSGAAQLDAPARTEVAEEETGGGLFGKDAPMREFKKLYGLIKVKSRREGAGVVPLDDDAPTPTALNVRGSGSNHDKER